Proteins co-encoded in one Gloeomargarita sp. SRBZ-1_bins_9 genomic window:
- the queF gene encoding preQ(1) synthase: protein MTAVTEPYGERLIREAELVAFPNPRPGRRYWIHITLPEFTCKCPFSGYPDFATIYLDYIPHQKLVELKSLKLYINRYRDRQISHEAAANQILDDFVAAVAPLAVRLKADFNPRGNVHTVVEVVYPDSPTGQLSDQFLQQLAPPPTGD, encoded by the coding sequence ATGACGGCGGTGACAGAACCCTATGGGGAGCGTTTGATTCGGGAAGCGGAGTTGGTGGCGTTTCCCAATCCCCGGCCCGGTCGGCGTTATTGGATTCACATCACCCTGCCGGAGTTCACCTGCAAGTGTCCCTTTTCCGGCTATCCCGACTTTGCCACCATTTATCTGGACTACATCCCCCATCAGAAGCTAGTGGAACTCAAGTCCCTGAAGCTCTACATCAACCGTTACCGGGACAGGCAGATTTCCCACGAAGCGGCGGCCAATCAAATCCTAGACGATTTTGTGGCGGCGGTGGCCCCCCTGGCAGTGCGACTCAAGGCGGACTTCAACCCCCGCGGCAACGTGCATACGGTCGTGGAAGTGGTGTATCCTGACTCCCCCACCGGTCAACTGAGCGACCAATTTCTCCAGCAACTGGCGCCCCCCCCCACCGGCGACTAA